A single Saccharolobus shibatae B12 DNA region contains:
- a CDS encoding DUF1648 domain-containing protein: MTLLDIIIYVEFTFIFINFLLLPNLQSPDILLGARVTTEFKKGKGKNIVNKYRLSLIGLTLLSLSLYYFVSFISVFIYVIALLFNVVYWRRVVIRNRGSLPLASSRYAVIDINKEESRKWVIPFVVAWGILVLTLVFGSLMYSSVPQLLPTHVGPSGTTFLVKTPLNFYKVDILNAVVLGLLTVLGVFITRTTNLINPAYPERSYYAFLKFKEGVAIIAGIVGVFISSLYTTISLFIWTIIDLSELEVLITLLISILLTTIIVYVLRIGIEGAGYLRDIVANDNLLNDDKYWKGGIIYVNPKDPRIWVPRRNGLGYTLNFGHGVSILIILAIVFGVVTTIILVR; this comes from the coding sequence ATGACACTCCTAGATATAATCATTTACGTGGAGTTCACATTCATCTTCATCAATTTCTTATTACTACCAAACTTACAATCTCCTGATATCCTCCTTGGAGCTAGGGTAACTACTGAGTTTAAAAAAGGTAAGGGCAAAAACATAGTTAACAAGTATAGGTTATCCCTAATTGGTTTAACGTTGCTATCCCTTTCGCTTTACTATTTTGTAAGCTTTATTTCAGTTTTCATTTACGTTATCGCCCTCTTGTTTAACGTTGTTTATTGGAGAAGAGTTGTGATAAGAAATAGGGGAAGTCTACCGTTAGCTTCTTCCAGATATGCAGTAATTGACATTAATAAGGAGGAAAGTAGAAAGTGGGTAATTCCCTTCGTAGTGGCGTGGGGAATCTTGGTACTTACCTTGGTTTTCGGATCATTAATGTATTCCTCAGTACCGCAATTACTTCCAACTCACGTTGGTCCTAGTGGTACGACTTTTCTCGTTAAGACGCCTTTAAACTTTTACAAGGTAGATATACTCAACGCTGTCGTTTTAGGGTTATTAACAGTACTAGGAGTCTTCATTACAAGGACAACTAACCTGATTAATCCAGCATATCCAGAGAGAAGTTATTACGCATTTCTCAAGTTTAAGGAGGGAGTAGCAATCATTGCGGGGATTGTTGGGGTCTTTATAAGTTCGTTATACACTACAATCTCTCTCTTCATATGGACAATAATAGACTTAAGCGAACTTGAAGTTTTGATAACCCTTCTCATATCTATACTCTTAACAACCATAATAGTTTACGTGCTAAGAATAGGTATTGAAGGAGCTGGATATCTAAGGGATATAGTGGCTAACGATAACTTACTTAATGACGATAAATATTGGAAAGGAGGAATTATATACGTCAACCCTAAAGACCCTAGAATATGGGTTCCAAGGAGAAATGGTTTGGGTTACACATTAAATTTCGGTCATGGAGTTTCAATTTTGATTATCCTAGCTATAGTTTTTGGTGTAGTAACTACAATAATCCTTGTTAGGTGA
- a CDS encoding GntR family transcriptional regulator, with translation MTNITIRIDLNSKKQIYEQIADQIIELIAKGVLNPGDPLPSVREMAAMLDVNMLTVEKAYKYLEGEGFVTVYKKRFVVKTDIRDEKWKDMMKEAVYRALAGGAKRDEILLFISSLLG, from the coding sequence ATGACAAATATAACAATTCGGATAGACCTCAACTCCAAAAAGCAGATTTACGAACAGATTGCTGATCAGATAATTGAGCTAATAGCTAAGGGGGTACTGAATCCTGGAGATCCTTTACCTTCAGTTAGGGAAATGGCTGCAATGTTAGATGTGAATATGTTAACCGTTGAGAAAGCGTATAAGTATCTTGAAGGTGAAGGATTTGTAACCGTTTATAAGAAGAGGTTTGTGGTCAAGACTGATATAAGAGACGAAAAGTGGAAGGATATGATGAAAGAAGCTGTTTATAGGGCTTTGGCTGGTGGTGCTAAAAGGGATGAGATTCTCCTCTTTATATCAAGTTTATTGGGGTAA